From the Diceros bicornis minor isolate mBicDic1 chromosome 19, mDicBic1.mat.cur, whole genome shotgun sequence genome, one window contains:
- the LOC131418777 gene encoding uncharacterized protein LOC131418777 — MQRSACGWRAGRLHNNAPAAGGRAGAAGGRERGRAAGGAGLTLTRPRGARGAGVLGGRAAAAAGGWRRHGAGGGEGAPGASAGSGSRRGRGCCRGARRAQHSGGRRRRERLPPVPARAAAAAAAASSGADKGGAEGGDGGCGRGGFTGAGGGGGRAALAPQQRGPREGAVSEETPKSPLALPAGGGGGTRWRRPGGREFSSWIPAGGGGETGPAEAAAATGGGGG; from the coding sequence ATGCAAAGGAGCGCGTGCGGCTGGAGGGCTGGCCGTCTCCACAACAATGCGCCCGCggccggcgggcgggcgggcgcggcCGGGGGTCGCGAGCGGggccgggcggcgggcggcgcgggGCTTACCTTGACTCGGCCTCGAGGCGCGCGCGGGGCCGGCGTGCTCGGgggccgggcggcggcggcggcgggcggatgGCGGCGGCACGGCGCTGGCGGCGGCGAGGGCGCGCCCGGGGCCTCGGCGGGCTCCGGCTCGCGCCGCGGCCGCGGCTGCTGCCGGGGGGCGCGGCGGGCGCAGCAcagcggcgggcggcggcggcgcgagCGGCTCCCTCCAGTCCccgcgcgggcggcggcggcggcggcggcggcgtcgAGCGGTGCAGACAAAGGAGGGGCGGAGGGAGGAGACGGAGGGTGTGGGAGAGGCGGCTTCAccggcgcgggcggcggcggcggccgcgctGCTCTCgctcctcagcagcggggaccgAGAGAGGGAGCTGTGTCTGAGGAGACGCCAAAATCCCCCTTAGCGCTGCccgcgggagggggagggggcacaaGATGGCGGCGGCCGGGGGGGCGGGAGTTCAGCTCATGGATCCCGGCGGGCGGCGGAGGGGAGACCGGGCcggcggaggcggcggcggcaacgggcgggggagggggctga